The genomic segment ACAAGAAAAATTCCCGCTGCTACCATAGTAGCAGCATGTATAAGAGCCGAAATAGGAGTAGGGCCCTCCATGGCATCCGGCAACCATACATGAAGAGGAAATTGTGCAGATTTAGCAATAGGACCCACAAATAATAGAAATGCACACAAAGTAAGGAATAAGAGATTTATTCTATTATTTAATATTAAATTATTGAATATTTCGAACAAATCTTGAAATTCGAAACTGCCAGTTATCCAATAAAGACCTAAAATTCCTAATAATAAACCAAAATCCCCTACACGATTGGTTACAAAAGCTTTTTGACAGGCATTCGCTGCAATAGGTCGTGTGAACCAAAAACCTATTAATAAATACGAACACATTCCAACTAATTCCCAAAAAAAATAAACTTGGATCAAATTAGAACTAGTAACTAATCCTAACATTGAAGTATTAAAAAAACCCATATAAGCAAAAAACCTCAGATATCCTTGATCATGAGACATATAATTATCACTATAAATCAGAACCAAAATTCCAACAGTTGTAATTAATATTGACATAATAGAAGTAAGTGGATCAATAAAGTAACCGAACTCAAAAGAAAATTCATTATTTATGGTCCAAGACCATACATTTTGATGAATGCAACTTAGAAAAATTTGTTGAATAGATAGATAGAGCGAAAAGATCATAACTATACTTAACAAAAAAATACTCAGAAACGTCCACATACGTCGAAGGTTTTTTGTTGCTGTCGGAAAAAGTAGAAGTCCAGCTCCGAGTAAAATAGGTACTGGAAGTGGAATGAAAGGGATGATCCATGAATATTGATATGTATGTTCCATAAAATAAAAAACCCTTTTTATTTTATTCTTAAATTTATTATTTCTTATTCACTGGTTTGTATATATATATATTTTTTTCAAAGGGGATAATAAAAAAGCGCATTTTTTCAAACTTAAATAGAAATTTTTTCGAATTAGTATAATCCTTCATAAACCTTTGAAAAGAAATATATTCAAATCAAAAAATTAGAAGTTATTAACTAATATTACTAAGTTACTGTAAAAAAAACGATTTGTCTTTTTTTTTTTTTACTACTAAAAAAAATTTTGATTTTATGCAGATACAGAAAAAGTGAATTATAATTCCGTATTACAATAATTTATATACATATATTAAGAATAGAACAAAGATTTACACGACAAAAAAATACTTAATATTAAGTATAAAAAAAAGTTATTTGGGTTTGATTATTTAGAATTATTATTGAATTATGGAATTTAGTGATTGTCTTCCAGTACACTAAGTGAGCTTTTTTTTTTCAAGAAATATTATTATAATCGATATTTTTTTTTACATATGAAGTGAAGAAATTTAATAAAATTTTTTCTAATATAATCTAAATCTATCAGTATAGATTAATTAAATGAGCACTCTTATACGGATTTAAAACGTTAAATACAAAAAATTTTTCAAGAAAAAGGGAAAAAATAGTTGGGTTTTAAACTTTTGAATGTCTGTTTTGTTTGAAAAATAATATATAATAAAATTTGAAAGAAAAAAATTACTCAATATGGAGTACGAAAGAATAGAATAATAAATGTCTTTGACATCCAATTATACCACTGAAAAACTTTTTTCATTTTTGAATGGCAGTTCCAAAAAAACGTACTTCTATCTCGAAAAAGCGTATTCGTAAAAAAATTTGGAAAAGGAAGGGATATTGGACATCGTTGAAAGCTTTTTCCTTAGGGAAATCGCTTTCTACAGGTAATTCAAAAAGTTTTTTTGTACAACAAAATAAATAAAAAACACTAGAATCATTAGAATTAGCCTAACGTAAAAACCAATTTTTTAGAATACATATAAATTAAAAAAATCTATAGGAACCAAAAAAAAAAAAAAAAAAGATAATATATATTTTTACAAAATATACGAAAGATTCCTATTGATTTTGTAAAAAAAAGGGGGGGTTATTACTTTCCCCATCAATAAAAAAATAAATAAAGATCTTGTATTTCCTCTTAACTAGGAAATACAAGATCTTTTAGCGAAATCAACAGGTTCTTTAAATTAATTTAAGTCAAAAATTTTTCACTTTATACCTTTAGGAATTATTATTTCTCTTAATTCTTATATTCTTTACTTGGAATCAAAGTTATAAAAGTATCTATCCACGATTAAGTGAATATTAGATACTAATAAGTAATAATATATGATATTTTTTTTAAGCGATCAAAAAATATTATGTTTGTACAATATAAAAAGATGCATGAAAATAGATATTTTGACAATTGTTGTTTTTCATTTTTCTTGAGCAACTTAGGCAAATTTTAGTTAAAATTTCTAAGGATTTTGGAGAAGTTTTAATTTTTAGAAAAAGCATTTTTTTAGTAATAAAATCAATTTTAAATTCCATTAAATTAGCTTCTTTATTTAAAATTTGAATCTCGACGATTGAGTAAAAACTTGTTAGTATTATTTTGAACAAGTTGCCGCTATGGTGAAATTGGTAGACACGCTGCTCTTAGGAAGCAGTGCTAGAGCATCTCGGTTCGAGTCCGAGTAGCGGCATAAGATCTTATAAAAGAGATATTATAAGTTTTATAATCAAATTAATACCCGACTTGTTTTCTAAAATCGGGTAAAACCTAGTATTAATTTATTAATTTTTAACAAATTTTTTATGATTTTTTCAATTTTAGAGCATATATTAACTCATATATCTTTTTCGGTCGTTTCAATTGTACTACTAATTTATTTTTTAACTTTATTAGTTAATTTAGATGAAATCATAGGATTTTTTGATTCATCAGATAAAGGAATCGTAATTACGTTTTTTGGTATAACAGGATTATTATTTACGCGTTGGATTTATTCAGGACATTTTCCATTAAGCAATTTATATGAATCATTAATTTTTCTTTCATGGGCTTTTGCAATTATTCATATAGTTTCCTATTTTAATAAAAAAAAAAAAAATCACTTAAACGCAATAACTGCGCCAAGTGCTATTTTTATTCAGGGTTTTGCTACTTCAGGTCTTTTAAACAACATGCCTCAGTCTGCAATATTAGTACCAGCTCTCCAGTCCCAGTGGTTAATGATGCACGTAAGTATGATGATATTAGGCTATGGCGCTCTGTTATGCGGATCATTATTATCAATAGCTCTTCTAGTCATTACATTTCGCAAGGTCGGATCTACTTTTTGGAAAAAGAATATGAAAAATAAAATGTTATTAAATGAATTATTTTCTTTTGATGTACTTTACTACATAAATGAAAGAAATTCTATTTTACTACAACAAAATATTAATTTTAGTTTTTCTAGAAATTATTATAGGTATCAATTGATTGAACAATTAGATTATTGGAGTTTTCGTATTATTAGTCTCGGATTTATCTTTTTAACCGTCGGCATTCTTTCAGGAGCTGTATGGGCTAATGAAACATGGGGTTCATATTGGAATTGGGATCCGAAAGAAACCTGGGCATTTATTACTTGGACCATCTTCGCAATTTATTTACATATTAAAACAAATAGGAATGCTCGAGGTATAAATTCTGCAATTGTGGCTTCGCTAGGTTTTCTTTTAATTTGGATATGCTATTTTGGCGTCAATCTTTTAGGAATAGGTTTACATAGTTATGGTTCATTTACATCGAATTAACTAAAACATTAACAAAAAAAGAAAAGAATCCAAATAAAAAAAATAGCATCTATTTTAGTAGTAAATCATCAAGAACCTTTTGAATCAAGTAGTACAATGATTCAAAAGGTTCTCACAATACAAAAAGCAAAGACTTCTTATTATAATTCAATTTAATGTTTTTTTTTATTTCCTGAAAACTATCCATAAAAATAATTAGATAAAATGGATTCGACCTTGTCACTTGCTAATGAGAGCACAAAATCAGGATAAATCCCAATACCAATTATGGGTAGAAGAATAGAGATTGAAAGAAATAACTCTCGGGGTCCAGAATCAAAAAAAGAAAAGTTTTTGGCATTAATTAACTTGTATCCATAGAACATTTGACGTGACATAGATAATAAATATATAGGAGTTAATATCATTCCAATTGCCATTACAAAAATAATTAAAATTTTTGAAATTAAGAAATATTTTTGGCTGGTAATTATTCCAAAAAAAACGATTAATTCGGCAACAAAACCACTCATGCCCGGTAATGCAAGGGAAGCCATCGATAAGATAGTGAACATTGTAAATATCTTTGGAATGGAGATAGCCATTCCACCCATTTCATCAAGATAAACAAGCCGGATTCTATCATAACTAGTTCCTGCCAAGAAAAAAAGTGCAGCGCCAATAAATCCATGAGAGATTATTTGTAAAATAGCTCCATTAAGCCCAGGATCCGTTATAGAACCAATACCTATAATTATAAAACCCATATGAGATACAGAAGAATAGGCTATTCTCTTTTTTAAATTACGTTGACCGGGAGATGTTGAAGCTGCATAAATTATTTGGATTGTACCGACTACCATCAACCAAGGAGAAAACATAGAATGAGCGTGAGGTAATAATTCCATATTGATTCGAACCAATCCATATGCTCCCATTTTTAATAAGATTCCAGCGAGAAGCATACAGGTACTGTAATGTGCCTCGCCGTGGGTGTCAGGTAACCAAGTATGTAAAGGTATAATCGGTGATTTGACGGCAAAAGCAATAAGAAATCCAATATAAAAGAGTATTTCGAGTGTGACCGGATAGGCTTGATTCCCTAATAGTTCTAAATTTAATGTTGGTTCGTTCGAACCATATAAACTTATACCTAAAACTCCTATTAATAAAAAAATAGAACTTCCTGCAGTGTATAAAATAAATTTTGTAGCTGAATACAAACGTTTCTTTCCACCCCACATGGATAAAAGGAGATAAACGGGAATTAATTCTAATTCCCACATGATGAAAAAAAGTAAAATATCCCGAGAAGAAAACGATCCTATTTGGCCGCTGTACATTGCTAACATCAGGAAATAGAATAATCGGGAATCCCGAGTAACTGGAAAAGCCGCTAAAGTAGCTAAAGTAGTAATAAATCCGGTCAGTAAAATCGTTCCTATAGAAAGTCCATCTATTCCCAGTCTCCAATAAAAATCAAAAAGATTGATCCATTTATAATCTTCGGACAGTTGAATTAATGGATCGTCCAGTTTAAAATTATAACAAAAAGCGTAAGTCGTTAGAAGAAGTTCTAAGATACAAATGCATATAGTATACCACTTATTAACTTTATTTCCCCTATGCGGGAGAAATAACATTAATGAACCGGCAGATATTGGAAAAACAACAATTATTGTTAACCAAGGAAAATCATTCGTGGTAAAGACAAGATACACCAGGTCCAAAGAACGCGTACTCAAAAAAATATATAAATAAAAAAATATAATTGAACTTTTTTGAGTACGAGTACTTGTCAATAAAAAAAATAAAATGTATTCCAAATTTATTCAAATCAGGTTTTCGGTAACGTATTAATAAGCTAGACCCATGCTTCGAGTTGTTTCATGCCATAAATAAACTCGAACGCTCAAAAAATCCGTTGGACAGGCAGATTCACATCTCTTACAACCAACACAATCCTCGGTTCTTGGGGCAGAAGCTATTTGCTTAGCTTTACATCCATCCCAAGGTATCATTTCTAATACGTCTGTAGGACATGCTCGGACACACTGAGTACATCCTATACAGGTATCATAAATTTTTACTGAATGTGACATAGGATCTATAGTTTTTTTAATGTCATAAATTTTCAATCTAGTAAACTTATAACTAAATGATATATTAAATTAAAATACTAGATGAAGCAATGATTTCTTTTAATAGAATTTTTTAATGAATTCTGGCTCAATTGGTAAAAAATGGGGCTAAAATACTTTGATTTCTTAAATTTTCACAAATTTAATCTAGTAAGTCATAACCTATCATATATGCAAATTTAAACCTATAATTTTTTGATTTATGCTACTTATTTAATAAGGTCGATTGGTTGATGCGAGTTGATTTTCTGTTACGATAAATTGACGAGACTATAGCTAATCCAATAGCTGCTTCAGCGGCTGCAATTGCTATAACAAAAATGCAGAAAATATCCCCTTTTAGTTGGGAATTATCAAAAAAATCAGCAAATGTTACGAGATTCATATTAACTGCATTGAGTATAAGTTCAAGGCACATAAGAGCCCTAACCATATTTCGACTCGTGATCAATCCATAAAGACCAATCAAAAATAAATAGGCACTCAAAACAAGTACATGTTCGAGTATCATTGAGCAACTCCTTATCAATTTTGATTCATTATCAATATGAATAATAAAAACAATTCACCGGATTCAATCAACTAGAATATAACAACAAAGTACGAATAAAAACTATATTAGGGAAAAAATTTCAAATATATATAAAATATAAAAATTTATATTTAAAAAATGAAATAGTATTCAATCAAATTGAATGAACGGAAAAAAATATCATAACATACACAAACACAAAGTTTTCTTTGGTCTTTACTAATTGGAACCTTTTTTATTGACGAGCCACAGAAATTGCACCTATCAAAGCAACTAAAAGAATTATTGAAATGAGTTCAAATGGAAGAAAAAAATCTGTTGATAAATGAATTCCTATTTGTTGACTATTACTTATTAAATCTTGTTCTAAAATCTGGTTTAATCTTGTAGTCCAAATAACCCCGTACCATGACGTATCGAGAATAGTAGAAATTAATGAAAAAAGAATAGTTGTACAAACCACTGAAGTAATCCCATTCCCAACAGTCCACAGATTGAAATCTATGGAATATTCGGAATCATTCATGAACATCACAGCAAATATGATTAAAACATTTATGGCTCCCACGTAAATAAGGAGTTGTGCAGCAGCTACAAAATGGGAATTTGCTAGAATATACAATAAAGATATACAAACAAGAACAAATCCTAAGGAAAAGGCTGAAAATATTGGGTTAGGAAGTAATACCACTCCCAGACCTCCTACTAGAAGACCAGATCCCAGAAAAACTAAAAGAAAATCATGTATTGGTCCAGGCAAATCCATTATATTATTAAAAAAAGAAAAAATAGAAATCCTTTTCATGACCTTATTAATTTAACCGGGGAATTTTTTTTTAATATGTTTCTAATAGAGTGAAATTAGAATCTAATGAATATTAATTGATGTAGATACAATTATTAGACAGTTTCGCTTTTTTATTCTAATATTTTCAACCTATCTATTTCAAGCAAGATAATAATTACGAAAATATTATATTAAAAGGATGAGCCTTAATACTTAATATTATTCTATAAATACAAGTTTTTAATTAAATTCTTTATATAATATAATTCAACAGTTTTGCATTCTTTTTTTAATAAAATTAATGGGTTTACCCATTTTTTGTTTGAGGTGAATTCAAAATTGTTCGAATAGTATAATCGTCAATTACTGACATTGGTAAACGCCCCAAAGCGATTTGATTATAATTCAACTCGTGACGATCATAAGTTGAAAACTCATATTCTTCAGTCATTGACAAACAATTTGTTGGACAATACTCAACACAATTACCACAAAATATACAAATTCCAAAATCAATACTGTAATTAAGCAATCGTTTTTTTCGAATATTAGTTTCCAATTTCCAATCAACAACCGGCAGATCTATAGGACATACTCGAACACATACTTCACAAGCAATGCATTTATCAAATTCGAAATGGATTCGACCGCGGAAACGTTCTGATGTTATTAATTTTTCATAGGGATATTGAATAGTTACAGGTAAACGATTTGTGTGGGATAAGGTAATCATGAAACCCTGACCAATATACCTTGCAGCTCGTAGGGTTTGTTGACCATAATTCATGAACCCGGTTATCATAGGAAGCATATTGTAATTATCTATGAATAATTTGATCTTTGTTTCTTTCTCTTGTTTAAAACAAGTAATGAATATCTTGGATTGATTTTCAATTTAGAGTGAAAAGAGTTGGAAAGAAGTTGTTAATAATAGATTACCAAGGGAAATCGGTAAAAGAAATTTCCATCCAAGATTTAATAGTTGATCCATTCTTAGCCTAGGTAAAGTCCATCTGGTTGCGATAGAAATGAACAAGAACAAATAAGTTTTAGCTAATGTAATAAAGATACCAATTGTTGTTCCAAAAATTTGATCCTTTTCAAATAGCTCCAGCATAGATATATACGGAATAGAAATATTCCAACCGCCTAAGTATAGAACTGTTACAAATAATGAGGAAATTAATAGATTTAGATAAGAAGCAACATAAAATAAACCAAATTTGATACCGGAATATTCAGTTTGATAACCTGCTATTAATTCTTCTTCCGCTTCTGGTAAATCAAAAGGTAACCTCTCGCATTCTGCTAGGGAAGAAATTAGAAAAATGATAAAACCTATAGGTTGACGCCACAAATTCCATCCCCAAAAACCATATTTTGATTGTGCCTCAACTATATCAACTGTACTTAAACTGTTAGATAATCCTAGTCGGTGATAACATTACTATTCTCACCGCTATTACAAAACCGTACATGAGGTTTTCGCCTCATACGGCTCCTCGGGGGCCGTAAATAAATATAAGGACCAGATTAGTATTATTTAGATGGATATGATGTGTTCTAAAATGGATTAAATAGAAATATATCTGGGGTCCCGAATTATACCAATGGAATTCTGTCTGCTCAAATTCTAAAACTAAAAAACGCGCTTCGGAATTCATCTCATCCTTTACAAATTTTAATTTCTATTTGTTGAGTAATAACTTAATCCTTTAATAAAGCACCCCTTGTAAAACTAAACCTAGGTTTTTCAGCCCGTCGTGTTTTTCAATTACGAAAAAGAATTAAACATCCTATTAGTTTCTTATTCATGATAGAAATTCTATTTTATTTTCGAAATCTATAAAAAAAAATATACTTGTTTCGTTCCTATTCTTCTTTCTTTCTTTTTTAGAAAAAAAGTAGGTGGACTTAAAAAAAAATAAAGGATTATTTCGTTTCTGATAGTCATTACATTTATCGGTGGATGGGAGCATACTCTGAATCGGAATCTTGGGGAGTACTGCCTGATAATTTCTACAAATTTCAAGCCCCAATTAACCTTCTTTTTTTGTTATCTTATGTTATGCATAAATATCCTTTTCAATTTGGTTAATCTCTATTACAAATTCTTTGTGTATTTTGGTGTTTCTAACCATCCACGCGTTTTTACCTAATTGCCGATCACTTTGTAATATATGTATATGTATAGTAATTTATATAACTGATAGTGAAAACGTCATACGGTTAATATTTTTTTTAACCCGCTTCAAGCCCGGCTGACTAATCAACCAACCTTGGGGTAAAGCGATTCTTACGCTTACGTTTATTTCCATTTAACCTTTGTACATAGGAAATGAGACTTAATTTTTCTTTTTACTGCTAATTTCTGAGCAGTTTTTTTTCACTCATATATAACTATCAAATTCA from the Brassica napus chloroplast, complete genome genome contains:
- the rpl32 gene encoding ribosomal protein L32, producing the protein MAVPKKRTSISKKRIRKKIWKRKGYWTSLKAFSLGKSLSTGNSKSFFVQQNK
- the ccsA gene encoding cytochrome c biogenesis protein, coding for MIFSILEHILTHISFSVVSIVLLIYFLTLLVNLDEIIGFFDSSDKGIVITFFGITGLLFTRWIYSGHFPLSNLYESLIFLSWAFAIIHIVSYFNKKKKNHLNAITAPSAIFIQGFATSGLLNNMPQSAILVPALQSQWLMMHVSMMILGYGALLCGSLLSIALLVITFRKVGSTFWKKNMKNKMLLNELFSFDVLYYINERNSILLQQNINFSFSRNYYRYQLIEQLDYWSFRIISLGFIFLTVGILSGAVWANETWGSYWNWDPKETWAFITWTIFAIYLHIKTNRNARGINSAIVASLGFLLIWICYFGVNLLGIGLHSYGSFTSN
- the ndhD gene encoding NADH dehydrogenase subunit 4 — protein: MYLVFTTNDFPWLTIIVVFPISAGSLMLFLPHRGNKVNKWYTICICILELLLTTYAFCYNFKLDDPLIQLSEDYKWINLFDFYWRLGIDGLSIGTILLTGFITTLATLAAFPVTRDSRLFYFLMLAMYSGQIGSFSSRDILLFFIMWELELIPVYLLLSMWGGKKRLYSATKFILYTAGSSIFLLIGVLGISLYGSNEPTLNLELLGNQAYPVTLEILFYIGFLIAFAVKSPIIPLHTWLPDTHGEAHYSTCMLLAGILLKMGAYGLVRINMELLPHAHSMFSPWLMVVGTIQIIYAASTSPGQRNLKKRIAYSSVSHMGFIIIGIGSITDPGLNGAILQIISHGFIGAALFFLAGTSYDRIRLVYLDEMGGMAISIPKIFTMFTILSMASLALPGMSGFVAELIVFFGIITSQKYFLISKILIIFVMAIGMILTPIYLLSMSRQMFYGYKLINAKNFSFFDSGPRELFLSISILLPIIGIGIYPDFVLSLASDKVESILSNYFYG
- the psaC gene encoding photosystem I subunit VII; the encoded protein is MSHSVKIYDTCIGCTQCVRACPTDVLEMIPWDGCKAKQIASAPRTEDCVGCKRCESACPTDFLSVRVYLWHETTRSMGLAY
- the ndhE gene encoding NADH dehydrogenase subunit 4L, with amino-acid sequence MILEHVLVLSAYLFLIGLYGLITSRNMVRALMCLELILNAVNMNLVTFADFFDNSQLKGDIFCIFVIAIAAAEAAIGLAIVSSIYRNRKSTRINQSTLLNK
- the ndhG gene encoding NADH dehydrogenase subunit 6, which codes for MDLPGPIHDFLLVFLGSGLLVGGLGVVLLPNPIFSAFSLGFVLVCISLLYILANSHFVAAAQLLIYVGAINVLIIFAVMFMNDSEYSIDFNLWTVGNGITSVVCTTILFSLISTILDTSWYGVIWTTRLNQILEQDLISNSQQIGIHLSTDFFLPFELISIILLVALIGAISVARQ
- the ndhI gene encoding NADH dehydrogenase subunit I; the protein is MLPMITGFMNYGQQTLRAARYIGQGFMITLSHTNRLPVTIQYPYEKLITSERFRGRIHFEFDKCIACEVCVRVCPIDLPVVDWKLETNIRKKRLLNYSIDFGICIFCGNCVEYCPTNCLSMTEEYEFSTYDRHELNYNQIALGRLPMSVIDDYTIRTILNSPQTKNG